A region of Acidobacteriota bacterium DNA encodes the following proteins:
- a CDS encoding diaminopimelate decarboxylase, with protein MPQKSVPFTKEFIEEVARRYPTPFHIYDERGLRANMRRFRAAFSWVEGFKEYFAVKACPNPHILEILRQEGCGTDCSSLPELVMSERTGITGEEIMFSSNETPAGEYVKARELGAIINVDDITHIPFIERHCGIPEVISFRYNPGHLRRGNSIIGDPAESKYGLTREQLFAAYPLARSKGAVRFGLHTFIISNQLERRYFVETARMLFELAVELEERLGIRLEFINLSGGIGIPYRPEEEPVDLERLSQEIRAEYERLLVPAGLHPMKIFFESGRMVAGPYGYLVTRAIHRKEIYKRYIGTDACMAHLMRPALYGAYHHITVMGKEDAPADQVYDVVGSLCENNDKFAVDRPLPEIEIGDLLVLHDAGAHGHAMGFNYNGKLRSAELLLREDGSVERIRRAETLDDYFATLDFPKPARPGA; from the coding sequence ATGCCGCAAAAGTCCGTGCCGTTCACGAAGGAGTTCATCGAGGAGGTGGCCCGCCGCTACCCCACCCCCTTCCACATCTACGACGAGAGGGGGCTGCGCGCGAACATGCGCCGCTTCCGCGCCGCCTTCTCCTGGGTCGAGGGGTTCAAGGAGTATTTCGCCGTCAAGGCGTGCCCGAACCCCCATATCCTCGAGATCCTCCGCCAGGAGGGGTGCGGGACCGACTGCAGTTCCCTCCCGGAGCTGGTGATGTCGGAGCGGACGGGGATCACGGGGGAGGAGATCATGTTCTCCTCCAACGAGACGCCGGCCGGGGAGTACGTCAAGGCCCGCGAGCTCGGGGCCATCATCAACGTGGACGACATCACCCACATCCCCTTTATCGAGCGGCACTGCGGCATCCCCGAGGTGATCTCCTTCCGCTACAACCCCGGCCACCTGCGCCGCGGGAATTCCATCATCGGGGACCCGGCGGAATCGAAGTACGGCCTGACGCGCGAGCAGCTCTTCGCAGCCTACCCGCTGGCGCGCTCCAAGGGGGCCGTGCGCTTCGGGCTGCACACCTTCATCATCTCCAACCAGCTCGAGCGCCGCTATTTCGTGGAGACCGCCCGGATGCTGTTCGAGCTGGCGGTGGAACTCGAGGAGCGGCTCGGGATCCGCCTGGAGTTCATCAACCTGAGCGGCGGCATCGGGATCCCCTACCGGCCCGAAGAGGAGCCGGTCGACCTCGAGCGGCTCTCGCAGGAGATCCGGGCGGAGTACGAGCGGCTGCTCGTGCCGGCGGGGCTCCACCCGATGAAGATCTTCTTCGAGAGCGGGCGGATGGTGGCCGGCCCCTACGGGTACCTGGTCACCCGGGCGATCCACCGCAAGGAGATCTACAAGCGCTACATCGGCACCGACGCCTGCATGGCCCACCTGATGCGGCCCGCGCTCTACGGCGCCTACCACCACATCACCGTCATGGGGAAGGAGGACGCCCCGGCCGACCAGGTGTACGACGTGGTGGGTTCGCTGTGCGAGAACAACGACAAGTTCGCGGTGGACCGCCCCCTGCCGGAGATCGAGATCGGCGACCTGCTGGTCCTCCACGACGCCGGGGCCCACGGCCACGCCATGGGGTTCAATTACAACGGGAAGCTGCGCAGCGCCGAGCTGCTGTTGCGGGAGGACGGGAGCGTCGAGCGGATCCGCCGGGCGGAGACCCTGGACGACTACTTCGCCACCCTCGACTTCCCGAAGCCGGCGCGGCCGGGCGCCTAG
- a CDS encoding molybdopterin dehydrogenase produces the protein MKTWKRFAHIDADSVGQAADFLRRGNAALLAGGTDLLGRLRFEILPDYPEVVVNLKTVPGLDGIREEGGKLRIGALTRLEDIARSPLVRTRWAALAEAAHRTASPHIREMGTIGGNICQLNRCWYFRIPDNRFPCIRKGGKTCYAMAGDNRYHSIFGALKSCLAVNPGDTAPALVALGASIRTSRRLVEAERFWDMSVPGSTILEPDEIVTAIEIPAPPPGAKSAFLKFAIRKSIDFPIVNCAVMTGGGDVRICLNAVHNRPWRATAAEEVVRGKAIDEALADAAGAAAVAGARALPGDRNKWKIQIARTLVKRALLASA, from the coding sequence ATGAAGACATGGAAGAGATTCGCCCATATCGACGCGGACTCGGTCGGGCAGGCGGCGGATTTTCTCCGCCGGGGGAACGCGGCGCTGCTGGCAGGCGGCACCGACCTGCTGGGGAGGTTGCGGTTCGAGATCCTGCCCGACTACCCGGAAGTGGTCGTCAACCTGAAGACCGTCCCCGGCCTGGACGGCATCCGTGAGGAGGGGGGGAAACTCCGGATCGGCGCCCTGACGCGGCTGGAGGATATCGCCCGCAGCCCGCTGGTCCGCACGCGCTGGGCGGCGCTGGCCGAAGCGGCCCATCGTACCGCCTCCCCCCATATCCGGGAAATGGGGACGATCGGGGGGAACATCTGCCAGCTCAACCGCTGCTGGTACTTCCGGATCCCCGACAACCGCTTCCCCTGCATCCGCAAGGGGGGGAAGACGTGTTACGCGATGGCGGGGGACAACCGCTACCACTCCATCTTCGGAGCCTTGAAATCGTGCCTGGCCGTAAACCCGGGCGACACCGCCCCGGCCCTGGTGGCGCTGGGAGCCTCGATCCGGACCAGCCGGCGCCTCGTCGAGGCCGAAAGATTCTGGGACATGAGCGTCCCGGGGTCCACGATCCTGGAGCCCGACGAGATCGTGACCGCCATCGAGATCCCCGCCCCGCCGCCGGGGGCCAAAAGCGCGTTCCTCAAATTCGCCATCCGCAAATCGATCGACTTCCCGATCGTCAACTGCGCCGTCATGACGGGCGGGGGGGACGTGCGGATCTGCCTCAACGCCGTCCATAACCGGCCCTGGAGGGCGACGGCGGCGGAAGAGGTGGTCAGGGGGAAGGCGATCGACGAGGCCCTGGCGGACGCCGCCGGCGCCGCCGCGGTCGCCGGGGCCCGGGCCCTGCCGGGGGACCGGAACAAGTGGAAGATCCAGATCGCCCGGACCCTGGTCAAGCGCGCGCTCCTGGCCTCCGCGTAG
- a CDS encoding MFS transporter, giving the protein MKPQAPTTARTAAPTPGYAWVVLLSVYAATLAAPLNQMKVPPVLPILRDAFGLDYSSAGMLMSIFSIMGFVLAIPAGFILQKIGIKATGLVSVGTVAVGAAMGALSGSAALLFTGRFIEGAGMGLIMVAAPSAIAVWFPAARRGLPMAIWTSSVGLASIAALNGAPALAGLYSWRAVWWAGAAVAAAAFGLFALLFRLPRPSEAHEIPEVLTHAAAPPPVSLGRAMANRSLWFVGVSFGCFNLTVMAWTTFYPDFLHAERAYSLAGASFITSMMMVIATISGMLGGHLSDRIGSRKRLIVFPFAFLALVFLFPFSVTGWGIPALVVFAGLVAGPIAPVSLAAVPEIMGSPRLAGIGLGVAALCQNLGMFIGPALFGRILEVAPWTVAGYLMIPVCVLAIVVTVMAKIR; this is encoded by the coding sequence ATGAAGCCCCAGGCACCAACGACAGCGAGGACGGCGGCACCGACGCCGGGCTACGCGTGGGTCGTACTGCTGTCCGTGTACGCGGCCACGCTGGCCGCGCCGCTCAACCAGATGAAGGTGCCGCCCGTGCTCCCGATCCTCCGGGACGCCTTCGGCCTGGACTACTCGAGCGCCGGCATGCTCATGTCGATCTTCTCCATCATGGGGTTCGTGCTCGCGATCCCGGCCGGCTTCATCCTGCAGAAGATCGGGATCAAGGCGACGGGCCTCGTCTCGGTCGGCACCGTGGCCGTCGGCGCGGCGATGGGGGCGCTCTCCGGATCGGCCGCGCTCCTGTTCACCGGGCGCTTCATCGAGGGCGCCGGCATGGGCCTCATCATGGTGGCCGCGCCTTCGGCCATCGCGGTCTGGTTCCCGGCCGCCCGGCGCGGCCTCCCCATGGCGATCTGGACCAGCTCGGTGGGACTTGCCAGCATCGCCGCCCTGAACGGGGCCCCGGCCCTGGCCGGGCTCTACTCCTGGCGCGCGGTATGGTGGGCGGGAGCCGCCGTCGCCGCGGCCGCCTTCGGGCTCTTCGCCCTCCTCTTCCGCCTCCCCCGCCCGTCCGAGGCGCACGAGATCCCCGAAGTGCTGACCCACGCCGCCGCCCCCCCGCCCGTCAGCCTCGGGCGGGCCATGGCGAACCGGAGCCTCTGGTTTGTCGGGGTCTCCTTCGGCTGTTTCAACCTGACGGTGATGGCCTGGACCACCTTCTACCCCGATTTCCTGCACGCCGAGCGCGCCTATTCGCTCGCCGGGGCCTCCTTCATCACCAGCATGATGATGGTAATCGCCACCATCTCCGGCATGCTGGGGGGGCACCTGTCCGACCGGATCGGGTCGCGCAAGCGGCTGATCGTCTTCCCCTTCGCCTTCCTGGCCCTGGTCTTTCTCTTCCCCTTCAGCGTGACCGGGTGGGGGATCCCGGCGCTCGTGGTCTTCGCGGGCCTCGTGGCCGGGCCGATCGCCCCCGTCAGCCTGGCCGCCGTCCCCGAAATCATGGGATCCCCCCGCCTGGCCGGGATCGGGCTGGGGGTGGCCGCCCTGTGCCAGAACCTGGGGATGTTCATCGGCCCGGCGCTCTTCGGCCGGATCCTGGAAGTGGCGCCCTGGACGGTGGCGGGATACCTGATGATCCCGGTCTGCGTCCTCGCCATCGTCGTGACCGTGATGGCGAAGATCCGCTAG
- a CDS encoding (2Fe-2S)-binding protein translates to MVELTVNGERYRCTVEPHWSLRQLLRDEVGYTSPKDWCGGQGACASCTVIVDGRPVLSCLTLACECHGTVVETAEGIAKAKHPLVEAYIDHNAFQCGYCTPGFVCTAKALLDRNPDPTEADVRDALGGNLCRCGTYQQHPPAVIAAAKELGRDRSRS, encoded by the coding sequence ATGGTGGAGCTGACGGTCAACGGGGAGCGCTACCGATGCACGGTCGAGCCGCACTGGAGCCTGCGGCAGCTGCTGCGCGACGAGGTCGGGTACACCTCGCCCAAGGACTGGTGCGGCGGACAGGGGGCCTGCGCCTCCTGCACCGTGATCGTGGACGGCCGCCCGGTCCTCTCCTGCCTGACCCTGGCCTGCGAGTGCCACGGAACCGTCGTCGAGACGGCCGAGGGGATCGCGAAGGCGAAACACCCCCTGGTCGAAGCCTACATCGACCACAACGCGTTCCAGTGCGGCTATTGCACCCCGGGCTTCGTCTGCACCGCCAAGGCGCTGCTCGACCGGAACCCGGACCCGACCGAGGCGGACGTGCGGGACGCCCTGGGGGGGAACCTCTGCCGCTGCGGCACCTACCAGCAACACCCCCCCGCCGTCATCGCCGCCGCCAAGGAGCTCGGGCGCGACAGGAGCCGGTCATGA